One segment of Chthoniobacterales bacterium DNA contains the following:
- a CDS encoding ABC transporter permease, with amino-acid sequence MFVDIGVLILLLLAWQVVFSFHVLPERYSVSPATVFQRFLRERNAIFAATVVSLTRLLAGVALGAAIGVALGLVVSQRRHLEEWVTPPIQLFAPIPIIIYAPFLVLFFGLGELFKVVLIGLSAFFLLFLQTLHAVQIIGQPYIEVARIYEKTRWKVLKDVVLPATLPSILGGIRLSLIFGWVVLGYAEKAAATQGKEGLGYYVLDKAWFGLVEEMLAGVIVLAAIGFLLDLVMAILQRRAGKWSDSVESWMDEVVTNEPSTI; translated from the coding sequence ATGTTCGTCGATATCGGAGTGCTCATTCTTTTGCTGCTGGCATGGCAAGTGGTATTCTCTTTTCATGTACTGCCGGAGCGATACTCGGTAAGCCCGGCAACGGTGTTTCAGCGATTTCTCCGCGAGCGAAATGCGATTTTTGCAGCGACAGTCGTGAGTTTGACCCGATTGCTGGCGGGGGTAGCTCTGGGTGCTGCCATAGGGGTAGCTCTCGGGCTGGTCGTATCACAGCGTCGCCATCTTGAAGAGTGGGTTACACCGCCAATTCAATTGTTCGCTCCGATTCCAATTATCATTTACGCGCCATTCCTTGTGCTGTTCTTCGGATTGGGGGAACTGTTTAAAGTAGTACTGATCGGGCTGAGTGCGTTTTTTCTTTTGTTTCTTCAGACACTTCACGCCGTTCAGATAATCGGTCAACCCTACATAGAAGTGGCGCGCATCTATGAGAAGACGCGCTGGAAGGTTCTCAAAGATGTGGTGTTGCCCGCTACGTTGCCGTCGATTCTTGGAGGAATACGCCTCAGCTTGATATTCGGCTGGGTGGTCCTCGGGTATGCGGAGAAGGCAGCTGCGACACAGGGCAAAGAAGGCCTTGGGTACTACGTTTTGGACAAGGCTTGGTTTGGACTTGTTGAGGAAATGCTCGCAGGAGTAATCGTCCTAGCGGCCATCGGGTTTTTGCTGGATTTGGTGATGGCGATCCTTCAGCGCAGAGCGGGAAAGTGGAGCGACTCGGTAGAGTCATGGATGGATGAGGTTGTCACGAATGAGCCATCTACAATTTAA
- a CDS encoding NrtA/SsuA/CpmA family ABC transporter substrate-binding protein has protein sequence MNNTTESMNKLRTVTCALALLGSIMFFIVVGCRQHQSEPKEITIGTFSRAIDYAPYYVARHFKWFEEQLQATSAGITISYREFGSFPEIAQGFQDNTLGAFFSAEAPATILRAQPNDIRVVEVGCTLQQEVVVRRDLPVKSVADLRGRKIAVLKGTSSHYGLLNILKANGLKPEDVTIQDVPPPTAQAAFQSGDIDAWAVWPPFVEEQEVSGKGLVLKGGDAVIQSVMSEPQRLISTQRAVAQALVAAIQRAKDWIQANPEEAVSIVSKELKIDPGIVKLAWPKHNWAATLSENVTVDIEAKAKFLSEQKDLVRNNQVVNVRTDLLDTSFVRK, from the coding sequence ATGAACAATACCACAGAATCCATGAACAAACTACGAACAGTTACATGCGCGCTCGCGCTACTTGGGTCGATAATGTTTTTTATTGTAGTCGGTTGTCGACAACATCAGTCGGAGCCGAAGGAGATTACGATAGGTACTTTCTCGAGGGCGATTGATTACGCTCCCTATTACGTGGCGAGGCATTTCAAGTGGTTCGAAGAACAGCTTCAGGCGACGAGCGCTGGCATAACGATTTCTTACCGAGAATTTGGCAGTTTCCCTGAGATTGCGCAAGGTTTTCAGGATAATACTCTGGGCGCTTTCTTTTCGGCAGAGGCTCCCGCGACTATCTTGCGAGCGCAGCCCAACGACATTCGCGTCGTTGAGGTGGGTTGTACGCTGCAACAAGAAGTTGTCGTACGCCGTGACTTGCCGGTGAAAAGCGTAGCAGACCTACGTGGCCGTAAGATTGCGGTGCTAAAGGGAACGAGTTCCCACTACGGTTTGCTGAATATCCTTAAAGCTAACGGCCTCAAACCCGAAGACGTCACAATTCAAGATGTGCCCCCTCCAACTGCACAAGCGGCGTTCCAGTCGGGGGACATTGATGCATGGGCAGTATGGCCCCCCTTCGTCGAGGAACAGGAAGTCAGCGGAAAGGGATTGGTCCTGAAGGGAGGAGACGCCGTAATTCAAAGCGTCATGTCGGAGCCTCAACGACTCATCAGCACTCAACGTGCGGTCGCCCAAGCGTTAGTCGCGGCCATTCAACGGGCCAAAGACTGGATACAGGCAAATCCCGAAGAAGCAGTGAGTATTGTCTCGAAAGAGTTAAAAATCGACCCAGGGATTGTGAAGCTCGCATGGCCGAAGCACAATTGGGCTGCAACGTTATCCGAGAATGTTACTGTAGATATTGAGGCGAAAGCAAAGTTCCTTTCTGAGCAAAAAGACCTCGTTCGTAATAACCAGGTAGTAAACGTTCGGACTGATTTGCTAGACACAAGCTTTGTCCGGAAATGA
- a CDS encoding alpha-hydroxy acid oxidase, protein MNDELLSVADYGKAAHEKLRADVRDYFEGGALDEITLRENRAGWERLKLYYRVLAGVGERNLQTTVLGQAISMPICVAPTAFHRLACDEGEIATARAAKGAGTLFILSSLSNTPMEKVFAEAGSPKWFQLYVYIDRGVTQALVQRAEAAGAEAIVLTVDAPGLGTRERDMRNRFTLPEELAVANLAPLGKGEMPTVEGSGLAAYVRNNFKSDLGYDDLDWLCGCTRLPVVVKGVCRGDDARRSVEHGAKAVVVSNHGGRQLDTAPATCEVLPNVVEAVDDGCEVYVDGGIRRGSEVLKAIALGARAVLVGRPILWGLCIDGEQGATRVQEILRRELDEAMLLCGCTRLKDIGRWILEPK, encoded by the coding sequence ATGAATGATGAATTGCTGAGCGTCGCTGATTATGGGAAGGCTGCGCACGAGAAGCTCCGGGCCGACGTTCGGGACTATTTCGAAGGCGGGGCGCTGGATGAGATCACGCTGCGCGAAAACAGGGCGGGATGGGAGCGGCTGAAGCTGTATTATCGCGTTCTCGCCGGGGTCGGAGAGCGCAACCTACAAACGACAGTTCTCGGGCAAGCGATATCGATGCCGATTTGCGTGGCGCCGACGGCGTTTCACAGGCTGGCCTGCGACGAAGGCGAGATCGCCACAGCGCGGGCGGCGAAGGGAGCGGGGACGTTGTTTATTCTCAGTTCGCTCTCGAACACCCCGATGGAGAAGGTATTTGCCGAAGCTGGTTCGCCGAAATGGTTCCAGCTCTACGTTTACATAGATCGGGGCGTTACGCAGGCGCTGGTGCAGCGCGCGGAGGCGGCCGGAGCGGAAGCGATTGTGCTGACGGTGGATGCGCCGGGGCTCGGGACGCGGGAGCGGGATATGCGGAATCGGTTCACGTTGCCTGAGGAGTTGGCGGTGGCGAACCTCGCGCCGCTAGGGAAGGGCGAGATGCCGACGGTCGAAGGCTCGGGGTTGGCGGCCTACGTCCGGAACAATTTCAAATCGGACCTGGGGTACGATGATCTGGATTGGTTGTGCGGCTGCACGCGGTTGCCGGTCGTTGTGAAAGGCGTCTGCCGCGGCGACGACGCGCGGCGGTCGGTGGAGCACGGGGCGAAAGCGGTGGTGGTGTCGAATCATGGAGGGCGTCAGCTCGATACAGCGCCGGCGACGTGCGAAGTGTTGCCGAACGTCGTCGAAGCGGTGGACGATGGTTGCGAGGTTTATGTCGATGGCGGGATCCGGCGCGGGAGCGAAGTGCTGAAAGCGATCGCGTTGGGAGCGCGGGCGGTGCTGGTGGGCCGGCCTATTCTCTGGGGATTGTGCATCGATGGCGAGCAGGGAGCGACGCGGGTGCAGGAAATTCTGCGAAGGGAACTCGACGAAGCCATGCTGCTTTGCGGATGCACGCGGCTCAAGGACATCGGGAGATGGATCCTTGAGCCGAAGTAA
- a CDS encoding aldo/keto reductase, producing MTRRTFIQGAVASGSFVAAGGLPRLVSAEPTKAPFRFGGDLAVNRMGFGAMRLTGDGIWGWPPDRENAKKVLRRVIELGVNFIDTADAYGPEVSELLIAEALHPYPNGLVIATKGGHTRPGPNQWVPNGRPEYLTQCVEKSLKRLKLERIDLYQLHRIDPKVPVEDSVGALKKMQEAGKIRHVGLSEVSVKEIEQAKKVLPIVSVQNQYNIENRKSEDVLAYCEREKMGFIPWAPIGGSRASVAKTGNPLEPEAKRYGVSTVQMALAWLLWHSPVMVPIPGMSSVAHLEENVAATKIQLTPEEWGTIEAKVGK from the coding sequence ATGACCAGGCGAACATTTATCCAAGGAGCTGTTGCGAGCGGCAGTTTTGTTGCGGCGGGAGGATTACCAAGGCTGGTGTCGGCGGAGCCGACGAAGGCGCCGTTTCGGTTTGGGGGGGATCTGGCGGTGAATCGGATGGGGTTTGGGGCGATGAGGCTCACGGGCGACGGGATCTGGGGGTGGCCGCCGGATCGGGAGAACGCGAAGAAGGTTTTGCGACGCGTGATCGAGCTCGGAGTCAATTTTATCGATACGGCGGACGCTTACGGGCCCGAAGTGAGCGAGCTGCTCATCGCGGAGGCGCTGCACCCGTATCCGAACGGACTCGTCATCGCGACGAAGGGCGGGCATACCCGGCCCGGGCCGAACCAGTGGGTGCCAAATGGCCGGCCGGAATATCTCACCCAGTGCGTGGAGAAAAGCCTGAAGCGATTGAAGCTGGAGCGGATCGATCTTTACCAGTTGCATCGGATCGATCCCAAGGTGCCGGTCGAGGATTCGGTCGGCGCGCTCAAGAAGATGCAGGAGGCCGGGAAAATCCGGCACGTCGGATTGTCGGAAGTTTCCGTGAAAGAGATCGAGCAGGCGAAAAAGGTGCTGCCGATCGTGAGCGTGCAGAACCAGTACAACATCGAGAACCGGAAATCGGAGGATGTGCTGGCTTATTGCGAAAGGGAGAAGATGGGATTCATCCCGTGGGCGCCGATCGGCGGCAGCCGGGCCTCGGTGGCCAAGACGGGCAATCCGCTGGAACCGGAAGCGAAACGGTACGGGGTGAGCACGGTGCAGATGGCGTTGGCCTGGCTGCTGTGGCATTCGCCGGTGATGGTGCCGATCCCCGGGATGTCGTCGGTGGCGCATCTGGAGGAGAATGTGGCTGCGACGAAGATCCAGCTCACGCCGGAGGAGTGGGGGACGATCGAGGCGAAGGTGGGAAAGTAA
- a CDS encoding response regulator — protein MRILIADDQRNVGTTLAALVSHCQHEVVEVVGSGLEAIQAYDRHKPDVVLMDYWMAKLNGATACRHIVSRDPAARVILVSGWSPTEHPEDSGAIAILPKPVDVALLEKVLDDAAQMLASQPSPPVSRPAAA, from the coding sequence ATGCGCATACTCATCGCCGACGACCAAAGAAATGTGGGAACAACGTTGGCGGCGCTGGTCTCGCATTGCCAACATGAAGTCGTCGAAGTGGTTGGCTCCGGTCTGGAAGCGATCCAGGCCTACGACCGACACAAGCCGGACGTCGTCCTGATGGACTATTGGATGGCAAAACTCAACGGTGCCACCGCCTGCCGCCACATCGTTTCGCGAGATCCGGCCGCCCGCGTCATCCTGGTCTCCGGCTGGTCGCCAACGGAACACCCCGAAGATTCCGGCGCCATCGCCATCCTGCCCAAACCCGTCGATGTCGCCCTCCTCGAGAAAGTCCTCGACGACGCCGCGCAGATGCTGGCGTCTCAACCGAGTCCCCCGGTTTCGCGACCGGCAGCAGCCTGA
- the surE gene encoding 5'/3'-nucleotidase SurE, producing MKFLITNDDGIDAAGLEALVNAARSLGESVVVAPADPQSGVSHRVTWHDGVRIEPRGDRRFAIHGTPADCVRLGLLKVLPDANWILSGINHGANLGADVHYSGTVAAVREAVLHGWPGIAVSHYRKSGVAYDWARAAEWATPILADLLARPIEPGLFYNVNLPNLPASVEKPEVVWCPLDPNPLPLNYRHEEESGLYYAGDYQLRPRASGADVDICFGGRIAVTAVRLL from the coding sequence ATGAAGTTTCTGATTACGAACGACGACGGTATTGACGCCGCCGGGCTCGAGGCGCTCGTCAACGCAGCGCGGTCCCTGGGCGAATCCGTCGTGGTCGCGCCCGCCGACCCGCAATCGGGCGTGAGCCACCGCGTCACCTGGCACGACGGCGTCCGGATCGAGCCGCGCGGCGACCGGCGCTTCGCCATCCACGGCACCCCCGCTGATTGCGTCCGCCTCGGTTTGCTCAAAGTGCTTCCCGACGCGAACTGGATTCTGAGCGGGATCAATCACGGCGCAAACCTCGGCGCCGATGTCCACTATTCCGGGACCGTCGCGGCGGTGCGCGAAGCGGTGTTGCACGGCTGGCCCGGTATCGCCGTTTCGCACTATCGCAAATCCGGCGTGGCCTACGATTGGGCCCGGGCCGCGGAATGGGCCACGCCTATTCTCGCCGATCTCCTGGCCAGACCGATCGAGCCCGGTCTTTTTTACAACGTGAACCTGCCGAACCTGCCGGCTAGCGTTGAGAAACCGGAAGTCGTCTGGTGTCCGCTCGACCCCAATCCGCTCCCGCTCAATTACCGGCACGAAGAAGAAAGCGGGCTATACTACGCGGGCGATTATCAATTGCGGCCGCGCGCGTCCGGGGCCGACGTCGACATCTGCTTCGGCGGCCGGATCGCCGTGACCGCGGTGCGGCTGCTCTAA
- a CDS encoding response regulator transcription factor: MRVLIADDQKSVGTSLAELVRHCHHEVVEVVGSGLEAIQAYARHLPDVVLMDYQMPKLNGATACRNIVAKYPNARVILVSGSPKEIADSGALAILIKPIRLDQLYEVLYQAGQPRTSNP; this comes from the coding sequence ATGCGCGTTTTGATCGCGGACGACCAGAAAAGCGTAGGCACGTCGCTGGCCGAGCTGGTTCGCCACTGTCACCACGAGGTCGTGGAAGTCGTCGGCTCCGGGTTGGAAGCGATCCAGGCCTACGCCCGCCACCTGCCCGACGTGGTCCTGATGGATTACCAAATGCCGAAGCTCAACGGAGCCACCGCCTGCCGGAACATCGTGGCGAAATATCCGAACGCGCGCGTCATTCTCGTCTCCGGTTCTCCGAAGGAAATCGCGGATTCCGGCGCGCTCGCCATCCTGATCAAGCCGATCCGTTTGGACCAGCTCTACGAGGTTCTTTACCAGGCAGGCCAGCCGCGCACGTCGAACCCGTAG
- a CDS encoding ABC transporter ATP-binding protein, whose translation MSHLQFNVQSMAFAGERELIRNFELSLERGEFVSFLGKSGAGKSTLLRIVARLETRFRGRVELEGAELKRPSRKVQMVFQDYRLLPWKTVRENLDFASIGGSAKWLSSIDTWLGGTGLNEHAMKMPKQLSGGEKSRAAFARALVNPPQVLLLDEPFAALDPETRFDLQDTLVAALNDQPITVIMISHSIRDAVFLSDKVHLLEQNPLRIARTFTVSQKRPRQRSDPALIQLSDEIARALRPTDGSASD comes from the coding sequence ATGAGCCATCTACAATTTAATGTGCAGTCGATGGCATTCGCGGGTGAGCGAGAATTGATTAGGAATTTTGAGTTGAGCCTTGAGCGAGGCGAATTCGTATCGTTTTTAGGCAAGTCAGGGGCTGGTAAATCGACGCTGCTAAGAATAGTGGCCCGACTTGAGACACGATTCCGCGGCAGAGTCGAACTGGAAGGAGCGGAGTTGAAAAGGCCTAGTCGCAAGGTTCAAATGGTCTTTCAAGACTATAGATTGTTGCCGTGGAAGACTGTTCGCGAGAATCTCGACTTCGCTTCAATCGGTGGGAGTGCGAAGTGGTTAAGCAGTATCGATACGTGGTTGGGGGGCACTGGGCTTAATGAGCATGCGATGAAAATGCCAAAACAGCTGTCCGGAGGCGAGAAAAGCCGTGCAGCTTTCGCTCGCGCACTGGTAAATCCTCCGCAGGTGTTACTGCTAGATGAACCATTCGCCGCTTTAGACCCCGAGACGCGGTTCGATTTACAGGATACATTAGTCGCGGCTTTGAACGATCAGCCGATTACAGTAATAATGATTTCACACAGCATTCGTGACGCTGTATTCTTGAGCGATAAAGTTCATTTGCTCGAGCAGAACCCACTGCGTATCGCTCGGACATTCACGGTATCGCAGAAAAGGCCGCGCCAGCGAAGTGACCCAGCTCTAATACAACTGTCGGATGAAATTGCGCGGGCGCTTCGTCCGACCGACGGTTCCGCGAGCGATTGA
- a CDS encoding PfkB family carbohydrate kinase has translation MNVSKVDKMQQDGPPNMHQAFWGRLQQFASKLRLESVSIGSKGITFSGAGALTPSFDQIRERIEKTRVRPRDVFVISAHNVDEITIVDRIEPDHECEALRGPVRRTGGSGANTAYALARLGASVGVAGIVGSDRYGTMLRKDLCDVGADAELVLIGVKFPTGRTTTLVDREGKRLIVVHPGINDKFGKTADLATLRNAALASRVLHLSSFVGRDELYLQERLVQDVRSQTLVSLTPGALYARRGLGRLEQILRFVDIMFLYREQLRQLINSCRDGPVPREVTTNELLIRLFQWRKRHQFDSPVIIVVKDPLESSSGGVGREFLTVGVGRQSLEGTFSPQPLAADAHFKAVDLTGAGDGAAAGFLYGVLQSASLESCVDLSFLIASFVSTRLGARKAF, from the coding sequence TTGAACGTCTCAAAGGTTGACAAGATGCAGCAGGACGGTCCTCCGAACATGCATCAGGCGTTTTGGGGAAGGCTGCAACAGTTTGCCAGCAAGTTGCGTTTGGAGTCGGTGTCCATCGGTTCCAAAGGAATAACTTTTTCTGGCGCCGGAGCACTGACACCATCCTTTGATCAGATTAGAGAGAGGATTGAAAAGACTCGCGTGAGGCCGAGGGATGTTTTCGTAATTTCAGCGCACAATGTAGACGAGATCACGATTGTCGATAGAATCGAACCAGATCACGAATGCGAGGCGCTCCGTGGCCCTGTTCGTCGTACAGGTGGATCAGGTGCAAATACTGCTTACGCTCTCGCTCGACTAGGCGCTTCAGTCGGCGTTGCCGGCATTGTCGGAAGTGATCGTTACGGAACGATGTTACGAAAGGACCTTTGTGACGTCGGCGCCGACGCAGAGCTCGTGCTGATAGGCGTAAAGTTCCCGACGGGTCGAACTACGACGCTTGTGGACCGTGAGGGCAAGCGACTCATTGTTGTTCATCCGGGAATAAACGACAAATTCGGCAAAACTGCAGACCTTGCGACTCTTCGTAATGCCGCATTGGCGTCACGAGTTCTTCACCTCTCATCCTTTGTAGGCCGCGACGAATTATATCTTCAAGAGCGACTTGTTCAGGATGTCCGCTCGCAAACGTTGGTTTCTCTAACCCCTGGCGCATTATACGCACGTCGGGGTTTGGGGCGACTCGAGCAAATTCTACGATTCGTGGATATTATGTTTCTGTATCGGGAACAACTACGGCAATTAATTAACAGTTGTCGCGACGGTCCAGTTCCGAGGGAAGTGACGACCAATGAACTTTTGATTCGACTGTTTCAGTGGAGAAAACGACATCAGTTTGATTCACCGGTAATTATCGTTGTAAAAGATCCACTCGAAAGTTCATCTGGCGGGGTCGGAAGGGAATTCTTGACTGTCGGAGTGGGCCGTCAATCGTTGGAGGGAACCTTTAGTCCCCAACCACTTGCCGCAGACGCGCATTTTAAGGCAGTAGACCTAACTGGTGCTGGAGACGGTGCGGCGGCAGGTTTTCTTTATGGTGTACTGCAATCCGCGTCACTCGAATCCTGTGTCGACCTGAGTTTCTTGATAGCGAGCTTTGTCTCGACTCGTCTTGGCGCGCGCAAAGCCTTTTGA
- the metF gene encoding methylenetetrahydrofolate reductase [NAD(P)H], whose product MHIKDVIRQGSPTFSFEFFPPKTPEAAESLYQTIRDLEAYMPHFVSVTYGAGGSTRDLTHDLVDRIKNTTKLDPIPHLTCVCHKHAEIEAILARYAKNCIGNILALGGDPPRGCVYDKSADVFQHAIDLVKFIKRYNEVGDHPDQRGFGIGVAGFPEGHPATPNRLVEMDHLKAKVDAGADYMVTQLFFDNRDFYDFRERCELAGIRIPIIAGIMPITSMSGCKRIAELAGGARFPAKLLRALQRCETEPEMVSRVGVHFALEQCHDLLDNHVAGIHFYTLNKSDATRTIFDSLGIPRRQPTEQIPSV is encoded by the coding sequence ATGCACATCAAAGACGTCATCCGACAGGGTTCGCCCACGTTTTCGTTCGAGTTCTTTCCGCCCAAGACTCCCGAAGCGGCCGAGAGCCTTTACCAGACGATCCGCGACCTGGAAGCCTACATGCCGCATTTCGTCAGCGTCACTTACGGCGCCGGCGGCTCTACTCGCGACCTGACCCACGACCTCGTGGACCGGATCAAGAACACCACCAAGCTCGATCCGATCCCTCACCTCACCTGCGTCTGCCACAAACATGCCGAGATCGAAGCGATCCTGGCTCGGTACGCGAAGAATTGCATAGGCAACATTCTCGCGCTGGGCGGCGATCCGCCTCGCGGCTGCGTCTATGACAAATCGGCGGATGTATTTCAGCATGCCATCGACCTGGTGAAGTTCATCAAGCGCTATAATGAAGTTGGCGATCATCCCGATCAGCGCGGATTCGGTATCGGCGTGGCGGGTTTTCCGGAAGGCCATCCTGCGACCCCGAACCGGCTGGTCGAAATGGATCACCTGAAAGCCAAGGTCGATGCCGGCGCGGACTACATGGTGACGCAGCTCTTTTTTGATAACCGCGATTTCTACGATTTCCGCGAACGCTGCGAGCTGGCCGGGATCCGCATCCCGATCATCGCCGGCATCATGCCGATCACTTCCATGAGCGGTTGCAAGCGCATCGCCGAGCTTGCCGGCGGCGCTCGTTTTCCCGCCAAACTTTTGCGTGCCCTGCAACGGTGCGAAACGGAACCGGAAATGGTAAGCCGGGTCGGCGTTCACTTCGCCCTCGAACAGTGCCACGATCTCCTCGACAACCACGTGGCCGGAATCCATTTCTACACCCTCAACAAATCCGACGCGACCCGGACGATCTTCGACAGCCTTGGCATTCCGCGTCGCCAACCCACCGAACAGATTCCTAGCGTGTAG